The following coding sequences are from one Candidatus Nitrohelix vancouverensis window:
- the fliM gene encoding flagellar motor switch protein FliM has translation MSEVLSQSEVDALLRGVNEGDVETESDEPEEVSGVVPYDLTSQEKIIRGRLPTLDIINQMFSRLFRNTFSTLMRKSADVSTVSTDTVKFGEFLRSLPVPSSLHIFRMEPLRGHGLIVIESKLVFAVVDTFFGGVGTQEAKITGRDFSAIEIRMTKNVVLSALEDWEKAWKPVHPVSTNYVRSEVNPQFAAIVPPTDIVLVILFEIEMENISGSITVCLPYAAIEPVIPKLKAQFQSEEMEVDQVWVRRLRSELLSTEASVVVELGTKDIHPGQLLKWKPGDTFMLGNDVTDPLIMKIEGIPKFKGFPGVSRGNKSIQITEIIKREG, from the coding sequence ATGAGTGAAGTCTTATCCCAATCTGAAGTTGACGCCCTGCTACGAGGCGTTAACGAAGGCGATGTAGAAACCGAGTCCGACGAACCGGAAGAGGTCTCCGGCGTCGTTCCCTATGACCTGACCAGTCAGGAAAAGATCATTCGGGGGCGACTGCCAACCCTGGACATCATCAACCAGATGTTTTCCCGGTTGTTCAGGAACACCTTTTCCACATTGATGAGAAAGTCCGCAGACGTCAGCACGGTGTCGACGGATACCGTCAAGTTTGGCGAGTTTCTCCGTTCGCTTCCCGTTCCTTCGAGTCTGCATATTTTTCGAATGGAACCCCTGCGCGGGCATGGTTTGATCGTGATTGAAAGCAAGCTGGTGTTTGCTGTTGTCGATACTTTTTTCGGCGGCGTCGGCACGCAGGAAGCGAAGATCACCGGGCGCGATTTCAGCGCAATCGAAATTCGAATGACCAAGAACGTGGTCTTGAGCGCTCTGGAAGACTGGGAAAAGGCCTGGAAGCCGGTGCATCCGGTATCGACCAACTATGTGCGCTCCGAGGTCAACCCGCAGTTTGCCGCCATCGTGCCTCCAACCGACATCGTTCTGGTTATTTTGTTCGAAATTGAAATGGAGAATATTTCGGGGTCCATCACGGTGTGTCTGCCCTACGCGGCGATCGAACCGGTGATCCCGAAATTGAAAGCGCAGTTCCAATCCGAAGAAATGGAAGTCGACCAGGTCTGGGTGCGTCGGCTGAGGTCTGAGTTGCTCAGCACCGAAGCCAGCGTGGTGGTCGAATTGGGAACCAAGGACATCCACCCCGGACAATTATTGAAGTGGAAACCCGGCGACACCTTCATGCTCGGTAACGACGTGACGGATCCATTGATCATGAAGATCGAAGGGATTCCCAAATTCAAGGGCTTCCCTGGCGTATCGCGTGGGAATAAAAGCATACAAATAACTGAAATCATCAAGAGAGAAGGGTAG
- the fliN gene encoding flagellar motor switch protein FliN, which translates to MAEDGMDDFDSIDDLDDIGGDGEGGGDIGDIEGGHGDRESRDLDLILDIPLTVTVELGRCKMLINDLLQLGQGSVVELTKLVGEPLEVLVNQKLVARGEVVVVNEKFGVRLTDIISPMERVQSLG; encoded by the coding sequence ATGGCCGAAGATGGAATGGACGATTTTGATTCGATAGACGACCTGGACGATATTGGCGGCGACGGCGAAGGTGGCGGAGACATTGGAGACATTGAAGGCGGACACGGGGACCGGGAAAGCCGAGACCTGGATCTGATTCTGGACATTCCCCTAACCGTGACCGTTGAACTCGGTCGCTGTAAGATGTTGATCAACGATCTTCTGCAATTGGGCCAAGGCTCCGTTGTGGAACTCACCAAACTGGTGGGCGAGCCTCTGGAAGTGCTGGTCAACCAGAAACTGGTGGCGCGCGGCGAAGTGGTCGTGGTCAACGAAAAGTTTGGCGTGCGTCTCACCGATATCATCTCGCCGATGGAACGGGTGCAGTCGCTGGGCTGA
- a CDS encoding FliO/MopB family protein codes for MNVLRQMIAWTLPLILFIPASSHAMADLSSLNRLNDVSVVRGEDAMVVHLEFKNPVKEFGKTVYYQKSAQFDLPGAYIDPPKQYISTQDSHIPQIYLAQYDSETVRVRFIFDENSDSPSGGFDLTPRGNSLKVHIQKKETDFLSRLLAQTAESVEAAELESAASTAKEASAPVPAQKEVVVYSETDKDVVPATPALKSSIASRSSKQEPTGLKAVGMTGKSEGFATAPSAFKMAGMLVCVVGFMLILFYIFKKYILKNTPFGGGEKVVKVLGTGFLGPRKHIALVEVAGQVLALGISRDNISFLTQIDDAEQIEKLKSSGADPLTESLTRRFQKKKVAAPATERARKAESAPEPASAFNKYMKEFDEPASDKQESVANVTAQIRRRMGKVGIA; via the coding sequence ATGAATGTATTACGACAAATGATTGCCTGGACCTTGCCGCTGATTCTCTTCATCCCGGCATCAAGCCATGCAATGGCGGATTTAAGCTCCCTGAACCGGTTGAACGATGTCTCCGTGGTTCGAGGAGAAGATGCGATGGTGGTTCATCTCGAGTTCAAGAACCCCGTTAAAGAGTTTGGCAAAACGGTTTACTACCAGAAATCGGCGCAGTTCGATTTGCCGGGCGCCTACATTGACCCGCCCAAACAATATATCTCCACTCAAGATTCTCATATTCCTCAAATCTATCTGGCTCAATACGATTCCGAAACGGTCCGCGTTCGATTTATTTTTGACGAGAACTCCGACAGCCCGAGCGGCGGTTTTGATTTAACGCCCAGAGGCAATTCCTTAAAAGTTCATATCCAGAAAAAGGAAACGGATTTTCTGAGTCGCCTGCTTGCGCAAACCGCCGAGTCGGTTGAAGCCGCAGAATTGGAAAGCGCGGCGTCGACCGCAAAGGAGGCCAGCGCGCCGGTTCCCGCTCAGAAAGAAGTGGTGGTTTATTCTGAGACTGATAAAGACGTCGTTCCTGCGACGCCCGCTTTGAAATCCAGTATCGCCTCTCGCAGTTCCAAGCAGGAACCGACGGGTTTGAAAGCGGTTGGGATGACCGGAAAGTCGGAAGGCTTTGCGACGGCGCCCTCTGCCTTCAAGATGGCGGGGATGCTGGTCTGTGTCGTGGGCTTCATGCTGATCCTGTTCTACATCTTTAAAAAATATATTTTGAAAAATACTCCTTTCGGTGGCGGAGAAAAAGTCGTCAAAGTTCTGGGCACCGGATTTCTCGGGCCGCGAAAGCATATTGCTCTGGTTGAAGTGGCAGGGCAAGTGTTGGCCCTTGGCATCTCCAGAGACAACATCTCGTTTCTCACTCAGATCGACGACGCGGAGCAGATTGAAAAATTGAAATCCTCCGGCGCCGATCCCCTGACAGAAAGCCTGACGCGTCGTTTTCAGAAAAAGAAAGTCGCCGCGCCCGCCACAGAGAGAGCGCGCAAGGCGGAGAGCGCTCCAGAGCCTGCAAGCGCATTCAACAAATATATGAAGGAGTTTGACGAGCCGGCGTCCGACAAACAAGAATCCGTCGCCAATGTGACGGCGCAAATCCGCAGACGTATGGGAAAGGTTGGCATTGCATGA
- the fliP gene encoding flagellar type III secretion system pore protein FliP (The bacterial flagellar biogenesis protein FliP forms a type III secretion system (T3SS)-type pore required for flagellar assembly.), producing the protein MNPVTKKYVAAILFAAGLFIAFSATQGWAMPMPTVQIGFEDSEGPEKVSSALQIMILLTVLTLAPSILIMTTAFSRIIIVLSFLRQAMGTQQTPPTQVLIGLALFLTMFVMSPVWMEINEKALQPFLEEQMSQTEAMEVAAAPLKRFMMAQTREKDLALFLQMSESSDQGKDVPAEITLQALIPAFIISELKTAFQIGFMIYIPFLILDMVVASILLSMGMMMLPPVLISLPFKLMLFVMVDGWYLTVGSLMQSFG; encoded by the coding sequence ATGAACCCTGTGACAAAGAAGTATGTAGCGGCGATTCTGTTTGCGGCGGGCCTGTTCATCGCCTTCTCGGCGACGCAGGGCTGGGCGATGCCCATGCCGACCGTGCAGATTGGCTTTGAAGACAGCGAGGGACCGGAAAAAGTTTCGAGCGCCTTGCAGATCATGATTCTGCTGACGGTGCTGACCCTGGCCCCGTCTATTCTTATCATGACCACGGCTTTTTCACGCATCATCATCGTGCTTTCGTTTTTACGCCAGGCGATGGGAACCCAGCAGACGCCGCCGACGCAGGTTTTGATCGGTCTGGCCCTGTTCCTGACAATGTTCGTGATGAGTCCGGTCTGGATGGAGATCAATGAAAAAGCTCTGCAACCTTTCCTCGAAGAGCAAATGTCGCAAACGGAGGCCATGGAAGTGGCCGCCGCTCCCTTGAAACGATTCATGATGGCGCAGACGCGCGAAAAAGATCTCGCTCTCTTTCTGCAAATGAGCGAAAGCTCCGATCAGGGGAAGGATGTTCCGGCGGAGATCACCTTGCAGGCTCTGATCCCGGCGTTCATCATCAGCGAATTGAAGACCGCGTTTCAAATCGGTTTCATGATTTATATTCCCTTTCTCATTCTCGATATGGTGGTCGCCAGCATCCTGCTCTCGATGGGTATGATGATGCTTCCGCCTGTTTTGATTTCGCTCCCTTTCAAACTCATGTTGTTTGTCATGGTGGACGGTTGGTATTTGACGGTTGGTTCTCTAATGCAAAGTTTCGGATAA
- the fliQ gene encoding flagellar biosynthesis protein FliQ, which translates to MTQEFIVDFAMDSIKTTLLLSAPMLGFGLVTGLLVSIFQAVTSIQELTLTFIPKILAVFTAVLLFFPWLLQTMISFTANILINFPEYIQ; encoded by the coding sequence ATGACGCAGGAATTTATTGTTGATTTTGCAATGGACAGCATCAAAACGACCTTGTTGCTCTCCGCGCCCATGCTGGGTTTCGGGCTGGTTACGGGTTTGCTGGTGTCCATCTTTCAGGCGGTGACTTCAATTCAGGAATTGACCCTGACCTTCATCCCCAAGATACTCGCGGTGTTCACAGCCGTACTGTTATTTTTCCCCTGGTTGTTGCAGACCATGATTTCGTTCACGGCAAACATACTGATCAACTTTCCTGAATACATCCAGTAA
- the fliR gene encoding flagellar biosynthetic protein FliR — MGLVDLNTAEIESFIFIFIRVGAMFLFVPILGSRQIPIQIKVGLSLLIAITIFPIVKPTVAVGEMRGVFELAIYMFSEITIGFAIGFAARLFFMTVQLAGTVVDFQMGFGVVNVIDPQTESNVSITAQFQNILAILIFLAVDAHHILIQAVTQSFFMINTRELHFDTFTPELILTLFISAFTVAIKLAGPIMAILFFIAVGLGLVARTVPQMNVFIVGFPLQIGAGLLMLGVSMEFFNIVLQNELELLPERLVGLMQSF, encoded by the coding sequence ATGGGCCTCGTCGATCTGAATACAGCGGAAATTGAAAGTTTCATTTTCATTTTCATTCGGGTCGGAGCCATGTTCCTGTTCGTGCCCATTCTGGGCAGTCGTCAAATTCCCATTCAGATCAAGGTCGGTCTGTCCCTGTTGATCGCCATCACTATTTTCCCTATCGTCAAGCCCACCGTCGCCGTCGGAGAAATGCGCGGGGTTTTTGAGCTGGCGATATATATGTTCTCTGAAATCACGATCGGTTTCGCAATAGGTTTCGCCGCGCGTCTGTTTTTCATGACGGTGCAACTGGCGGGAACTGTCGTGGATTTTCAGATGGGTTTTGGCGTGGTCAACGTCATCGATCCGCAGACCGAGTCGAACGTCTCCATCACCGCGCAGTTTCAGAATATTCTGGCGATTCTGATTTTTCTTGCGGTCGACGCGCATCACATTCTGATCCAGGCGGTGACGCAAAGTTTTTTTATGATCAACACGCGCGAGTTGCATTTCGACACCTTCACGCCTGAATTGATTTTGACCTTGTTCATCTCCGCATTCACGGTGGCGATCAAACTGGCAGGGCCGATCATGGCGATTCTTTTTTTCATCGCCGTCGGCCTCGGCCTGGTGGCGCGAACCGTGCCACAGATGAACGTCTTCATCGTCGGTTTTCCCCTGCAAATTGGCGCGGGATTGTTGATGCTTGGCGTTTCAATGGAATTTTTTAATATCGTATTACAAAACGAGCTTGAGCTTTTGCCGGAAAGACTTGTCGGCTTGATGCAGTCGTTTTGA
- the flhB gene encoding flagellar biosynthesis protein FlhB has product MAEDNKDQKTEEPSSKRITDAQEKGNFANSREITSTFILLGSITIFLFAGQELTLKMIFAWHEILSQAGSTQLSIEESYNIFKWTLDRMFQILAPILLSIMLAGIIANLFQTQGFKFSVKPLAPKWSKLNPLKGFGRMFSKNSAAELFKSIFKITVISLVAYFSIMGHLEDIPPMMGYSVGQILVFLGEVSIEIMIKVLLTLILLAALDFSFQKYTYIENLRMTKQEVKDERKEMDGNPQIKQRIRSAQYEMARKRMMAAVPHADVVITNPTHISVAIKYDAEGASAPIVVAKGQDEMAARIRELAKKSDVPLVEDKPLARVLYKTVEIGQIIPSSLYKAVAEILAYVYRLKNRV; this is encoded by the coding sequence ATGGCTGAAGATAACAAAGACCAAAAAACAGAAGAACCCTCGTCCAAGCGCATCACCGATGCGCAGGAAAAGGGTAATTTTGCCAACAGTCGCGAAATCACCTCAACGTTTATTCTGTTAGGGTCGATCACGATCTTTCTGTTTGCGGGTCAGGAACTCACGCTGAAAATGATCTTCGCCTGGCATGAGATTCTGTCTCAGGCCGGTTCCACGCAACTCTCGATTGAAGAGTCTTACAATATTTTCAAGTGGACGCTCGATCGCATGTTTCAAATTCTGGCGCCCATTCTGTTATCCATCATGCTTGCGGGAATCATTGCGAATCTGTTTCAAACCCAGGGCTTCAAATTTTCAGTCAAGCCGTTGGCGCCGAAATGGAGCAAGCTGAACCCATTGAAAGGGTTCGGTCGCATGTTTTCGAAAAATTCAGCGGCGGAATTGTTCAAATCCATTTTCAAAATAACGGTCATTTCACTGGTCGCGTATTTCTCAATCATGGGGCATTTGGAGGATATCCCTCCTATGATGGGCTACAGCGTCGGACAGATTCTCGTCTTTCTGGGGGAGGTGTCGATTGAGATCATGATAAAGGTTTTGCTGACGCTGATTCTGCTGGCGGCGCTCGATTTTTCGTTTCAAAAATACACCTATATTGAAAACCTGCGCATGACCAAGCAGGAAGTGAAAGATGAGCGCAAGGAAATGGACGGTAACCCGCAGATCAAACAACGCATTCGAAGCGCTCAATACGAAATGGCGCGCAAGCGTATGATGGCGGCGGTGCCCCATGCCGACGTGGTCATCACCAACCCGACGCATATCTCGGTCGCGATCAAATACGATGCGGAGGGCGCGTCGGCTCCGATCGTGGTCGCCAAAGGTCAGGACGAAATGGCGGCTCGTATTCGAGAACTGGCTAAAAAGAGCGACGTGCCTTTGGTTGAAGACAAGCCGCTGGCGCGCGTTCTTTACAAGACTGTTGAAATCGGTCAGATCATTCCTTCCAGTCTGTACAAGGCGGTGGCGGAGATTCTCGCCTACGTTTATCGCCTCAAGAACAGAGTCTAG
- the flhA gene encoding flagellar biosynthesis protein FlhA, with amino-acid sequence MAQTTATPNIFRLLFAKPSETIVAMGVIGIIAVMVMPIPPWGLDILLSFSITFALVILLVSIFMKSALDFTVFPSLLLIVTLLRLSLNVATTRVILLHGGEGTGAAGEVIESFGSFVVGGNYVVGTVIFIILVMINFIVITKGSVRTSEVAARFTLDAIPGKQMSIDADLNAGIITDMEAKARREKLEHEADFYGAMDGAIRFVRGDAIAGILITLINILGGFAIGVFQESMDAAEAAQVYTLLTIGDGLVSQLPALVISTAAGLVVTRATSAKNMPAELIEQLLNQPTAFLITAGALFFFGLIPGLPHVPFLALSLLAGFIGMMKFKDIDRKKLVETRKKEDEAKAPVQEKVESILPLDMMELEVGYELIPLVDSDRNGELLDRIKSVRRQFALEMGFIVPPLHIRDNLQLKSNEYGVLIKGVEVARGSIMMGRILAMNPGTAEREIDGIVTTEPTFGLPAVWITPAAKQEAQMAGYTVVDPATVITTHIKETIKRHAHELMGRQEAQALVDKFKESNPKVIEELIPNVLSLGKVQRVLRNLLKEQISIRDLRTILETLADYGSQTTDPDLLTEYVRQSLARPITKQYQGADGSLSVMTLDRRIEDILEGSIQKSDTSTFLALEPTVAEKLLQGLKEAVEAVTPNLETAPILLASPMIRQHLRKFTERFMPELVILSHGEIVSNVQIRNLKIVGINAG; translated from the coding sequence ATGGCGCAAACAACGGCGACACCCAACATTTTCAGGCTCTTATTTGCGAAGCCTTCGGAAACCATCGTCGCAATGGGGGTCATCGGTATCATCGCCGTTATGGTGATGCCGATTCCGCCCTGGGGGCTGGATATTTTGCTTTCATTCAGCATCACTTTTGCGCTGGTCATTCTTCTTGTTTCCATCTTTATGAAGTCGGCTTTGGATTTCACCGTCTTCCCATCCTTGCTGTTGATCGTCACCCTGCTTCGTCTTTCGCTGAATGTGGCGACGACGCGAGTCATCCTCCTGCACGGCGGAGAGGGAACCGGGGCGGCGGGAGAGGTGATCGAATCTTTCGGTTCCTTCGTCGTCGGCGGCAACTATGTGGTGGGCACGGTTATCTTCATCATTCTCGTCATGATTAACTTCATCGTTATCACCAAAGGTTCGGTGCGAACCTCGGAAGTGGCGGCGCGTTTTACATTGGACGCCATCCCCGGCAAACAGATGAGTATTGACGCCGACCTCAACGCCGGAATCATCACGGACATGGAGGCCAAGGCGCGCCGCGAGAAGCTGGAGCACGAGGCGGACTTTTATGGAGCGATGGACGGCGCCATCCGGTTTGTACGCGGCGATGCCATCGCCGGTATTCTGATCACATTGATTAATATTCTCGGCGGCTTCGCCATCGGCGTTTTTCAGGAAAGCATGGATGCCGCAGAAGCCGCGCAAGTTTATACCCTCTTGACGATAGGCGACGGGTTGGTTTCGCAATTACCGGCGCTGGTCATTTCCACCGCCGCCGGTCTGGTGGTCACGCGAGCGACCTCGGCCAAGAACATGCCGGCCGAATTGATCGAACAATTGCTGAACCAACCGACCGCGTTTCTCATCACGGCGGGCGCCTTGTTCTTTTTCGGATTGATCCCCGGTCTGCCGCATGTTCCTTTTCTCGCATTGTCTCTCCTTGCGGGATTTATAGGGATGATGAAGTTCAAAGACATTGATCGTAAAAAACTGGTCGAAACTCGTAAGAAGGAAGACGAGGCCAAGGCTCCGGTTCAGGAGAAAGTGGAGTCCATCCTGCCGCTGGATATGATGGAACTGGAAGTGGGTTATGAATTGATTCCGCTGGTCGACTCCGACCGTAACGGCGAATTGCTCGATCGCATCAAATCGGTGCGCAGACAATTCGCGCTGGAAATGGGATTCATTGTTCCGCCGCTTCATATCCGCGACAACCTGCAACTCAAATCCAACGAATACGGCGTGTTGATCAAGGGCGTCGAAGTGGCGCGCGGCTCGATCATGATGGGTCGCATCCTGGCGATGAATCCGGGAACGGCGGAACGCGAGATCGACGGCATCGTCACCACCGAGCCGACCTTTGGCCTGCCCGCAGTCTGGATCACTCCGGCGGCCAAACAGGAAGCGCAGATGGCCGGTTACACGGTGGTCGATCCGGCGACGGTCATCACCACGCATATCAAGGAAACCATCAAACGGCATGCGCATGAGCTGATGGGCCGTCAGGAAGCGCAAGCGCTGGTTGATAAATTCAAGGAAAGCAATCCGAAGGTCATCGAGGAATTGATTCCGAATGTACTCTCCCTTGGCAAGGTTCAACGCGTCTTGCGCAACTTGCTGAAAGAGCAGATTTCCATTCGCGATCTCAGAACGATTCTGGAAACCCTTGCGGATTACGGTTCGCAGACCACGGACCCGGATCTGTTGACGGAGTACGTCCGACAATCGCTGGCGCGCCCGATCACAAAACAATATCAGGGAGCGGACGGAAGTTTGTCGGTGATGACTCTGGATCGACGCATTGAGGATATTCTGGAAGGCTCGATTCAAAAATCCGACACCTCCACCTTCCTGGCTCTTGAGCCGACGGTTGCGGAGAAATTATTGCAAGGACTGAAAGAAGCGGTGGAGGCGGTCACGCCCAATCTTGAAACCGCGCCCATCTTGCTGGCGTCTCCGATGATCCGGCAACATTTAAGGAAATTCACGGAACGATTCATGCCGGAGTTGGTCATCCTCTCTCACGGCGAGATAGTATCGAACGTTCAAATCAGAAACCTGAAAATAGTGGGAATCAATGCGGGTTAG
- a CDS encoding flagellar biosynthesis protein FlhF, giving the protein MRVRKFYAENYARALDQVKKELGGDALILQSRSLNEEGAAKRVEITAAVDHEAVRQWKKQGAEVAPEESREPAFWGDSDLDLSSMIYGLLSQGERAQALGLKKEQMNLFHQMTENGVDSTIASKLLGKTASQDVVSEKSCQQEVTRLMEKLVDCKGPVELKPGECKRVALVGPTGSGKTTSIAKIAADFALRQKKKVALVTLDAFRMGAFEQLRIYGEIMKTPVELASDKYEFQKCMRRHSDKDLILIDTMGRAHSDTRYAGELKTYFDAVGPVETHLALSASAEAKTTQAIYKQLAPLGLDRALFTKLDEGLSFGNLLNFSLRTRLPFSYFTAGQRVPEDIEIANKKKVISLIFN; this is encoded by the coding sequence ATGCGGGTTAGAAAATTTTACGCCGAAAATTACGCGCGCGCTTTGGACCAGGTCAAGAAGGAACTGGGAGGCGACGCCCTCATTCTGCAATCGCGTTCTCTCAATGAAGAGGGCGCCGCCAAGCGGGTGGAAATCACCGCCGCCGTCGATCATGAAGCGGTTCGGCAGTGGAAGAAGCAGGGTGCCGAAGTTGCGCCGGAAGAGAGCAGGGAACCCGCGTTCTGGGGAGATTCTGATCTCGATCTGTCGTCGATGATCTACGGCCTGCTCAGTCAGGGCGAGCGGGCGCAGGCTCTGGGGTTGAAGAAGGAGCAAATGAACCTGTTCCATCAGATGACCGAAAATGGAGTCGATTCAACCATCGCCAGCAAGCTCCTGGGTAAAACCGCATCGCAAGACGTCGTGTCTGAGAAAAGCTGTCAGCAGGAAGTGACGCGATTGATGGAAAAACTCGTGGATTGTAAAGGCCCGGTGGAATTGAAACCGGGAGAGTGTAAACGCGTGGCTCTGGTCGGCCCCACCGGATCGGGCAAGACGACGTCGATTGCAAAAATCGCCGCCGATTTTGCCCTGAGGCAGAAAAAGAAAGTCGCGTTGGTGACGCTCGACGCCTTTCGCATGGGAGCATTTGAGCAGTTGCGAATTTACGGAGAAATCATGAAAACTCCGGTCGAGCTGGCTTCCGATAAATATGAATTTCAGAAATGCATGCGCAGGCACAGCGACAAGGATTTGATCTTGATCGACACGATGGGACGCGCGCATAGCGACACGCGCTATGCCGGTGAATTAAAAACTTATTTTGACGCGGTCGGCCCGGTCGAGACGCATCTCGCCCTCAGCGCCTCTGCGGAAGCGAAAACCACTCAAGCCATTTACAAACAACTCGCGCCTCTGGGATTGGATCGCGCCCTGTTCACCAAACTGGACGAAGGCCTGAGTTTTGGCAATTTATTAAATTTTTCATTACGAACCCGACTGCCTTTTTCCTATTTCACGGCCGGCCAGAGAGTGCCGGAAGATATTGAAATTGCTAATAAAAAAAAGGTAATTAGTTTGATTTTTAACTGA
- a CDS encoding MinD/ParA family protein yields MQSGNQAETLKKIARRMMNRPHLRTLAVSSGKGGVGKTNVVANLAYALSKQGRKTLVVDADLGLNNIDILLGLAPKFHIGHALSGEKTVDEIIIEGPGGIHLLPAGDGLQELTQLDTEKKMVLMDELDRVSAGYDFLLFDTGAGISTNVTYFCSAANEIILVVTAEPTSLTDVYALIKILNKNHAQKHFRVIINSVKAELEAQRVFRHLTAVTDKFLSGVSVEYLGHLVYDPNVSKAVRRQQPFLELYPHSKVGMCMKELANKIANERQTLSEQENRPLFWRSALQIQ; encoded by the coding sequence GTGCAAAGTGGTAATCAGGCGGAGACATTAAAAAAAATTGCGAGACGAATGATGAATCGCCCCCACCTCAGGACGCTGGCGGTCAGTAGCGGCAAAGGCGGCGTTGGCAAAACGAATGTCGTCGCCAATCTGGCTTACGCGCTATCCAAACAAGGCCGAAAAACCCTGGTTGTAGACGCAGACCTGGGATTAAACAACATCGATATTTTATTGGGCCTGGCTCCAAAATTCCATATCGGGCATGCCTTGTCAGGGGAGAAAACGGTCGACGAAATCATCATCGAAGGGCCGGGCGGCATTCATTTGCTCCCTGCCGGCGACGGATTGCAGGAACTCACCCAGTTGGACACCGAAAAGAAAATGGTGCTCATGGACGAGTTGGATCGAGTGAGCGCCGGTTACGATTTCCTTCTGTTCGACACCGGCGCGGGCATCTCCACCAATGTCACCTATTTTTGTAGCGCGGCCAATGAGATTATTCTGGTCGTCACCGCCGAACCAACGTCGCTGACAGACGTTTATGCGCTCATCAAAATCTTGAACAAAAACCATGCGCAGAAACATTTCCGCGTGATCATCAATTCCGTAAAGGCAGAGTTGGAAGCGCAAAGGGTGTTTCGCCATTTGACCGCCGTCACGGATAAATTTCTCAGCGGCGTGTCTGTTGAATACCTCGGGCATCTTGTGTACGACCCGAATGTGTCCAAAGCGGTTCGAAGACAGCAACCCTTTCTGGAGTTGTACCCGCATTCCAAGGTTGGAATGTGTATGAAGGAACTTGCGAATAAAATCGCAAATGAGAGGCAGACGCTTTCCGAACAGGAGAACAGGCCTTTGTTTTGGAGAAGCGCCTTACAAATCCAATGA
- a CDS encoding FliA/WhiG family RNA polymerase sigma factor yields MEKHPVVEEIDIIPANRDQIIKEYAPMIKYVANRIALRLPPHIEVDDLISVGVLGLIDAISKYDSGRGAKFKTYAEFRVRGAILDELRSMDWVPRSVRQKASSIDAVVQKLQAKLGRPPEDEEVAEEMGYTMDEFYGAVNQTRSMPMLSLEDLGIAKESGEQQSLLDCLAGKSEADPQTQLRLTELKGIIAKAIDALPEKERLMISLYYYEELTMKEIGEVLGITESRVSQIHSKAVFRLRTKLKAVIADEL; encoded by the coding sequence ATAGAAAAACACCCCGTAGTGGAAGAAATTGACATCATCCCGGCCAACCGGGATCAAATCATCAAAGAATACGCGCCCATGATAAAATATGTGGCGAACCGTATCGCCTTGCGACTGCCGCCGCATATTGAAGTGGACGACCTGATAAGCGTCGGCGTGCTGGGTTTGATCGACGCCATTTCCAAATACGATTCGGGACGCGGAGCGAAATTCAAAACCTACGCGGAGTTCCGGGTGCGAGGCGCGATTCTCGATGAGTTGAGGTCGATGGACTGGGTGCCGCGTTCGGTGAGACAGAAGGCTTCTTCTATCGATGCGGTGGTGCAGAAATTACAGGCGAAGCTGGGACGTCCGCCGGAGGATGAAGAAGTGGCGGAAGAGATGGGCTATACCATGGATGAATTCTATGGCGCGGTCAACCAGACGCGGAGCATGCCGATGCTGAGCCTTGAAGATCTGGGCATCGCCAAAGAGTCGGGTGAACAGCAAAGCCTGCTCGATTGTCTGGCTGGAAAAAGCGAAGCCGACCCGCAGACCCAACTGAGACTCACGGAATTGAAAGGGATCATTGCAAAAGCGATCGACGCCTTGCCGGAAAAAGAACGCCTGATGATCTCGCTGTATTATTACGAAGAACTCACCATGAAAGAAATCGGCGAAGTGCTCGGCATCACCGAATCCCGCGTCTCGCAGATCCATTCCAAAGCCGTCTTCCGATTGCGCACCAAACTCAAAGCCGTTATCGCCGACGAATTATAA